The following is a genomic window from candidate division WOR-3 bacterium.
AAGGGGGCAAAATGAGATATATGCTGGTTTGGATTGTGATAATTATTGGTTTTTCCGGGTTGTATAGTGAGGAGTCCCCCATTGAGATCCGAAGCATCACAATAAGAAATGGGGCTGAGGTTCAGACGCTTTCAGCCCTTGATGGCGAGTTTGGGTTTAATTTGGGTTGTTCTCCTTATTCCCCGCTTATCGATATCGTTTGGTGCGTTGATAATACGGGAAGTATGGGTGGGGTTATAAATCAGGTAAAGATCAATATGAGAGCGTTTATTGACTCTCTCGCACGAACGGGAATGAACTATGCGCTTGGACTTGTTGAGTTCTGGGATAATGTGGTTTTTCCTTTTGGATATGATCTTACGACGAGCGCCTCGACATTTCAAAGCTGGATAAACACGATGAGTGCTTGGGGTGGTGGGGATACACCAGAGGTTTCTCTTGACGCTATTGCTGATGCTATAAGGTATATGCGTTGGAGACCTGGTGCAAGGCGGGTCATTATTATGGTTACTGATGCCCCATATCATTATCTCGGTGATGGAACAGGTTATTCTGACGAAACTATGGGAGGGGTGATAACACTTGCTGTGAATAATGGTGTTACCGTTTTTGTTCTTGTTCCCTCCAGCCTTTTTGGAACTTATAGCCCATTGACATCAGCAACCGGCGGAAGATACTATGATATATGGGGCAATTACAATGTCATTTTTGCAGATATAGTTTCAGGTTTGCATTCGGTTATTTCAACAGGAAACATATTTAATACATCGGGAAGGACGCTTTATAATGTTTATGCACAGATAGTTCTTGGACCCTGCCTAACGCTTTTAAGCGGCGCAAATCCGCAGAACCTTGGGCAGCTTAATCCTGGAAGCGGGGCATCACCGAGCTGGCAATTTGATGTTGGGGCGTGTTCTGGCTGTGATGGTTGTTTTTGGATAGTTGCTTGGAGCGGATCTATTAGGGATTCGGTAAGGGGTTGTGTTCAATACGACAATTGTCAATGTACTCCACCGTCCGTTGATATAGGTAACTTATCGCCCCCTGGTGTGATTTCCGCCTGCGAATACCAAGAGATAACCGTGAGAATATTTGATAACGATGTTGGTGTTTTGCCGAGCTCTATAAGGTTTGCTGTTAACGGGGTGAACTATCGTTATCCCGATTTCACCTATTCTTCGCCTTATCTTCATTTTACCCCTACAACGCAATTTACACATCTTCAGCGTGTAGAATATTCAGTTAGTTATGTTTCCGATATATGTTATTGTGAACAGAGAACGCCGTTTTCATCATATTTTATAATGGATTTAAGAGCACCTGAAATAGTTTCTTGGACGCCAAACTTGGCGGGAACTATAGTTCCCCCTGATTCTAATATAACGATTACAATTGCCGTGATAGATACGCCTGCTGGGATAAATGCTTCTAATGCCTATTTTACAGTAAATGGTAGACCAGTTACAGGATTAACATATACCGGGGGAATTTATAGTGGTACATTTACGGGCACTATCAATCTTGAAAGGCTTGGCATAACAGCTGGCGATACTGTTACTTTGTGTTTTTATAGGGAGGATCTTGTTCCTTCTGTTTATTGTGGACCAAACGAGGCGGATAGTTGCATCGTTTTCTTCACAAATGTTGGACCAATTGCCAGAATTGTCACGCCAAGACCCGATTCCATAACGGCGTGTAGTGACCAACCAATTATAATCTATATTGTGGACAACAACGGGATTGATGTTCGGTCGATAATATTCGAGATAAATGGCATTTCGTATAGGGTAGGTGATGGATTATTGAACTTTGTTTCGGATTCTGTTTTGATATTTCAGCCGCCTATTGGATGGTGGGAGAACAATCAAGATGTTCATGTGAGGCTTTTACAGGCAAGGGACTTATATGGGGCTCCAATGCAGAATCCTCCTCTTGATTGGCATTTCTATGTGGATTTGCAGCCGCCCGTTGGATTTGGGTTTTATCCACCGCCAGGCACAATCCTTTTTGTTAATCCAGATTCCATTGTTGTCACAGTGATAGACTCTTTTTCGGGGTTAGATCTCCGCTCGCTGGATTTTCTTATCAATGGAAGGTCGTATCCTTATTCGATGCAGGTAAATTCTGATAGCTCAGTCACTCTTCGAGCAAGAATAACCTCGCCTTTTTGCCCGCCTGAGGTTGCGGGTGTTTGTAATGTTAATGTATGCATTCCAGGGATGGATACACCAGACTACTGTTCTCCTAATGACACGAGTATATGCTGGAATTTCACGATAATTATAGCTGGTCCATATGGGTGGATAGTTCATCCTATGCCGGATTCTATAACAGCTTGTGACGATCAACCGATAATAATTGCAATACGAGATACGCTTGCCGCAATAGACACAAATAGCATTGAGCTTAGTATAGGCGGAAGGATTTATACAATAAATAGTCCATATCTTAGTTTTGAGGAGGATTCTCTTCTTGTATTTCGTCCGCCAAGGGGATATTTCTTTGATGGTGAAACGGTTCATGTTGAACTTCTTAATGCAAGAAATGTGAATGGCACAAGGATGAGCAATCTTCCTTTAGTGTGGGATTTTTATGTTGATCTTTCTCCTCCTGTGTATTGGTCTCCTTTCCCAACCCCTGACAGCTCTATTGCTGACACAACCCCGATGATAACGATAAATCTGATTGATTCAATTTCAGGCCTCGAATATAGATCGGTGAGGCTTACGGTTGTGAGCACAAGCGATAGCGCGTCATTCGATCTACTTTCGCCCGCCCTTGGATATTCATCGCCACAGCTTGTTCTTAATACACTTGCAGCTGGGCTTGTTTTTCATGATAACGACACGGTTAGAGTTTGTCTCGATTCCACCTGGGACACACCAGACTATTGTGATCCTAATCGTGCAGCTCCTTTCTGTTGGCGGTTCTTTGTCAACTATATTGGCCCTGTTGTTAGGATTATAGAGCCTTTGCCAAATACTTACTCGTCCTGTGATGATCAGGGAATATTCGTTTATATATATGACGCATCAGGGGTTGATATATCATCGATAGATTTCATTATAAATGGCGTTCATTATAGGGTCGGTGATCCATATGTAACCTACACAAATGATACGCTTCGATTTACTCCGCCGCCAGGCTACTGGCGTAATGGAGAAGTTGTTCGTGTTACAGTTGATCTTGTGCAGGATATATGGGGGATAAGAAGCCCTGATGTTCCGCTTTCTTGGCAGTTCACGATAGATCTTCACCCGCCTGATATATGGGGCTTTGTGCCTTCTGACTTGTCTCTTGTGCCAAACGAGCGACCAGATATATACTTCTATCTCGTCGACAGCCTATCTGGGCTTGATTCATCTCGTGTCGTGTTTATAATCGAGGATACGATAAGGCTCCGCTTAAATTCGCACGGAGTTCATTATTCTTCTGGCAGGGTTCGGATAGATACC
Proteins encoded in this region:
- a CDS encoding vWA domain-containing protein — encoded protein: MRYMLVWIVIIIGFSGLYSEESPIEIRSITIRNGAEVQTLSALDGEFGFNLGCSPYSPLIDIVWCVDNTGSMGGVINQVKINMRAFIDSLARTGMNYALGLVEFWDNVVFPFGYDLTTSASTFQSWINTMSAWGGGDTPEVSLDAIADAIRYMRWRPGARRVIIMVTDAPYHYLGDGTGYSDETMGGVITLAVNNGVTVFVLVPSSLFGTYSPLTSATGGRYYDIWGNYNVIFADIVSGLHSVISTGNIFNTSGRTLYNVYAQIVLGPCLTLLSGANPQNLGQLNPGSGASPSWQFDVGACSGCDGCFWIVAWSGSIRDSVRGCVQYDNCQCTPPSVDIGNLSPPGVISACEYQEITVRIFDNDVGVLPSSIRFAVNGVNYRYPDFTYSSPYLHFTPTTQFTHLQRVEYSVSYVSDICYCEQRTPFSSYFIMDLRAPEIVSWTPNLAGTIVPPDSNITITIAVIDTPAGINASNAYFTVNGRPVTGLTYTGGIYSGTFTGTINLERLGITAGDTVTLCFYREDLVPSVYCGPNEADSCIVFFTNVGPIARIVTPRPDSITACSDQPIIIYIVDNNGIDVRSIIFEINGISYRVGDGLLNFVSDSVLIFQPPIGWWENNQDVHVRLLQARDLYGAPMQNPPLDWHFYVDLQPPVGFGFYPPPGTILFVNPDSIVVTVIDSFSGLDLRSLDFLINGRSYPYSMQVNSDSSVTLRARITSPFCPPEVAGVCNVNVCIPGMDTPDYCSPNDTSICWNFTIIIAGPYGWIVHPMPDSITACDDQPIIIAIRDTLAAIDTNSIELSIGGRIYTINSPYLSFEEDSLLVFRPPRGYFFDGETVHVELLNARNVNGTRMSNLPLVWDFYVDLSPPVYWSPFPTPDSSIADTTPMITINLIDSISGLEYRSVRLTVVSTSDSASFDLLSPALGYSSPQLVLNTLAAGLVFHDNDTVRVCLDSTWDTPDYCDPNRAAPFCWRFFVNYIGPVVRIIEPLPNTYSSCDDQGIFVYIYDASGVDISSIDFIINGVHYRVGDPYVTYTNDTLRFTPPPGYWRNGEVVRVTVDLVQDIWGIRSPDVPLSWQFTIDLHPPDIWGFVPSDLSLVPNERPDIYFYLVDSLSGLDSSRVVFIIEDTIRLRLNSHGVHYSSGRVRIDTEELGIMFSDMETVRVCLDSLWDSPDYCSPNDTAYCWSFVVSLMGPRARIIQYRPNTYVACLYPDQWIAISIEDDDGIDPNTIVLTVEDVTYRFPNPQLDLRHDLLYRHDTLIFRPPVSWVNGQVVDVCLDSVSDRVGNGLGSRLCWRFTMDLQPPFVYGAFPSAGSIVTDSTVVIRFFLYDSLSGILPSSISISVDGVRYMDTLLTGLHIRDAGRDTGYSIWFDPIEAHRYFDDHDTVEVCISAVDRPDYCGPNVLDTCYFFEVRLRGPVPDTLVPWAGAITSCDDQIISVLLVDDDFGVNWESVRLIVNGIEYNYSDGRIYHIGDTLYFDPDSFGLRFANNETIRVQLVYADDSLGNHLQWVLDYVFLVDLEPPRVSGAVPGALDTITTTQPLIRFALTDNLSGVDESYITLTINGRSFTIADSSMRFSGDTIYFSSRVAGLRFSGGDTVLVCVVAQDSPDLCEPNILDTCWVFYISPGGPYPELVRP